From the bacterium genome, the window TATCCGGACGGTCCGTTTGGACTTCGCCACAAGACGGGGAATGTTAATGAGTGGGTGGAGAGAAATTGGGGTCGAAGGAAATGGGACCAATACGGTCTGCGCGGCGGTTGCTATGACGATGGCGGGATGTATTTGAGGGTGGCTTGGCGTGGCCACCCATTTCCCGATATCTGCCACAAAGGTTTCGGCTTTCGCGTCGGCGCCCCCGTTCCCCGGGACTCGATGCTGTGACTTAGGCGCTTCACTTTCCTTTCTTGAAAAATTTCTTATAATTTGGCTATATTATAGCCAGAATGAGATATGAGGTCATTCTCGCGCCGGAAGCGGTGGAGGATCTTCGAAAGCTCCGGGCGAACGAGCGGGCGACGGTAAACGATGCCTTGGAGCGCTATTTGAGGCATGAGCCCGAAAAGGTGAGCAAGAGCCGAATCAAGGCGTTGAAGGGGTTGCGACGCCCGAAATATCGGTTGCGCGTCGACGATATTCGGGTTTTTTACGATGTGACGCCGTCGCGGGTCGATGTCCTGGCGATCATGCCGAAGGCCAAAATCGTCGCATGGCTGGAAAAGAAAGGGGAAAAGATATGAAGGAAATCGCATTGGCCGAGATCAAGGATCAATTATCCCAATACCTGCGGAAGGCGGAGAAGGAGGACCTGGTCATCACCCGTCATGGAAAGCCGGCCGGCG encodes:
- a CDS encoding type II toxin-antitoxin system RelE/ParE family toxin, producing the protein MRYEVILAPEAVEDLRKLRANERATVNDALERYLRHEPEKVSKSRIKALKGLRRPKYRLRVDDIRVFYDVTPSRVDVLAIMPKAKIVAWLEKKGEKI